ATTAATTTGTAGGAACATTTTTGCTAGGTCCAGAGCGAGTGCAACTTTGTTGTTCCTAAATcgtagaagaacttgaccaaGGTCTGGCTGGGATCAGATTGGGACCAGAATATAGGTGATCATTTAAGGACAATCCTGTCACGTAGTCCTTGCTTGCAGCATTGTGAACCACTCTGATTTTCCCGGGTTGGAACACAGGATGTGTTTCTAAATAGTAATGCGGAGAACCGGACGGCAAAAATTGGTTCTTAGGAATTTCTGCAAAGTTGTTGTCGAGGAAAGCTTGGTAGCTTTTGTGGACCTGGTCCAGAATCCCTTGAGAGgcagttttgttttgaacggAGTCCATGACCTTCCTCGCTCGGTAAATGTTGGATGAATTGTCGAACGATATTTTCCACAGAAGACCGGTCGTCCACTTCTTGGTTACATGATCATAAGAAGAGATATTTTCCATCATGGTGAGAGCCTCCTGTTGTTCAAGAGTGAACTCAGACTCTGAGGCTTCCGAAGGTAACCCAAGGGATTCAATGGACCAGAAGATTGCCAGTGCGTCAGAACAACTTTCAGGGATTTTAGTTTTGCAACAGGTGAAAGCCGAAGTATGAATGGTCTTACACTCATCAGATGGTAGCGATCCCACAAGCGCAAACCCCAGAAGGGTCTGCTGAGCTCCAGGTTCATTCAAACGTCCCATGATTGGGGAACCAACGAGCAGATGAGAGTATAAAGGTTCTCCTATCATGATATCCGGAACCAAGTTTCCCTCAGAGGGGAAAGGTTCCGTGAATTGAATGCCCTTAAGATGATCGTAGGAACAAGGGTTGAAGTTGATTTTCCGAATTGGTACCGTGATCTCAGGAACCGTGCAAGCAGTGATAGAAGGGGTGCGATAAGATCCATCCAGATTCTCAAGGGAGAAAGAGACCTCACGCTGATGGTCGAATTGTGTAATTTGTTTTCCAGAGGTCATCATCGTTAAAGAGGTTGGGGAACCGTCTAGGCCGGCAAAGTTGGCCACGCTCCTTCGAATGAGAGGAATCTCCGACCAAGAGTCAAGAATGACTCGGACGAGAAGGCGTTCTCCAGAAGGTGTAATAAGGAAAGTCATGACAGATTTACAGATTGCCATGGTTTTCGGTTTGAAAGTGTTGGTAGGTTGCTGGGCAGGTGGAGGCGAGATGTTGTTCACGTGAAATGGTGTACTAGACTTTCTAACGCTATTGTTAGGTGAGGTGAGATTGGATTTCCAAGAAGCATCCCGGTGGACGTAAACAGTGTGGAGGCCGCCACAGTTGTTGATCGGACAAGATGATCTCCaacaagaagaggaggaatgaCCAGGTTCGTAGCATAGAGAACATAACCGCTGATCTTTAATGGTTTTGATGATTTCTTCCCTTGACATGGACTTCAGTTTTGGACAAGCATGAGATTTGTGTTTCTGTCCGCAGAAGTTGCAAAGTCCCCACTCGCAAGTGGAGGAGAAGGACGCGGGCAGggaaaaatcctttttgagGGTTGATTTGTCGGTTGAAGACAACTGCAATGACTGGGCGAGTTTATCCTCGATGAACTCAAATAAATCCGCTGGAGTGGCAGCGCGTGATTTC
This Tigriopus californicus strain San Diego chromosome 12, Tcal_SD_v2.1, whole genome shotgun sequence DNA region includes the following protein-coding sequences:
- the LOC131891316 gene encoding uncharacterized protein LOC131891316, whose protein sequence is MTSLGRSQNQQLADLRKVLKGEARSFIDQLPHDGRSLETAIEILKNIYDRPELHVQEILKTLFDMPRTTSEVSSLKAFLASSRGCLQRLSALDISGEQLANILFLSLCERTFSTDIQKAWIGEKRTTSKSKKSRAATPADLFEFIEDKLAQSLQLSSTDKSTLKKDFSLPASFSSTCEWGLCNFCGQKHKSHACPKLKSMSREEIIKTIKDQRLCSLCYEPGHSSSSCWRSSCPINNCGGLHTVYVHRDASWKSNLTSPNNSVRKSSTPFHVNNISPPPAQQPTNTFKPKTMAICKSVMTFLITPSGERLLVRVILDSWSEIPLIRRSVANFAGLDGSPTSLTMMTSGKQITQFDHQREVSFSLENLDGSYRTPSITACTVPEITVPIRKINFNPCSYDHLKGIQFTEPFPSEGNLVPDIMIGEPLYSHLLVGSPIMGRLNEPGAQQTLLGFALVGSLPSDECKTIHTSAFTCCKTKIPESCSDALAIFWSIESLGLPSEASESEFTLEQQEALTMMENISSYDHVTKKWTTGLLWKISFDNSSNIYRARKVMDSVQNKTASQGILDQVHKSYQAFLDNNFAEIPKNQFLPSGSPHYYLETHPVFQPGKIRVVHNAASKDYVTGLSLNDHLYSGPNLIPARPWSSSSTI